In Ahaetulla prasina isolate Xishuangbanna chromosome 5, ASM2864084v1, whole genome shotgun sequence, the following are encoded in one genomic region:
- the TMSB4X gene encoding thymosin beta-4, translating into MSDKPDMAEIEKFDKSKLKKTETQEKNPLPSKETIEQEKQAGES; encoded by the exons ATGTCTGACAAACCAGATATGGCTGAAATTGAGAAATTTGACAAGTCTAAGTTGAAGAAGACAGAAACGCAAGAGAAAAACCCACTGCCTTCAAAAGAAA CAATTGAACAGGAGAAGCAAGCGGGTGAATCGTAA